Genomic segment of Sinorhizobium meliloti:
TAAAGCCGGCCCTCATTCGCGACCTGTTGCTCGAGCGCATGGACGACGTGCTGTTCCACTATTCCTACGACTATGTCGGCGACCTCGCGGAAACGGTCTCCCTCGCCTGGGAGCCGCCGCCGGACGTCGCCCCCGAGGACATTCCGCTTGGCGAGGTTGTCGAGCGGCTGCAGCGGGCCGGCCGCTCCGAGGTTCGCTCGCTCGTCCGCGACCTTCTGGACCGGCTCGACACCTCCGGCCGCTTCGCACTCCTCAAGCTCGCGACAGGAGGCTTGCGGATCGGGGTCTCGGCGCGGCTCGCAAAGCAGGCGCTTGCGGAGATGGGCGGCAAGGAGGTGAGCGAGATCGAAACGCTCTGGCACGGATTGGAGCCGCCATACCTGCCGCTTTTCCTCTGGCTCACCGGTGAGGCGGAGATGCCGGTGCTCAAGACACCTGCGGTCTTTCACTCGGTGATGCTCGCGACGGCGGTCGGAGAGGGCGATCTCGAAGGACTCGACCCGTCCGACTTCGCGGCCGAGTGGAAATGGGACGGCATCCGCGTCCAGCTCGCCAATGTCGGCGGGGCTCGACGCCTCTATTCACGCAGCGGCGACGAGATATCCTCCGCCTTTCCGGAGATCATCGAGGCTGCCGATATCACCGGTGTCATCGATGGCGAGCTTCTGGTCGGCGGAACGATGCGCAGCAACCGCGCCACCGCGACATTCGCCGACCTGCAGCAAAGGCTGAACCGCAAGACCGTCAGTCGCAAGCTGATGGACGAGTTTCCGGCCTTCATCCGTGCCTACGACATTCTCTTTTCAGGCGAGCGCGATATCAGGCCCGAGCCCTTTCACCTCCGCCGCGAGGCGCTGTCGGCGCTGATCGAGGCGGCCTCGCCGCAGCATTTCGATCTCTCGCCGCTCGTCGGCTTTTCAAGCTGGAAGGAGCTTGACGAGCTGCGCTCCAACCCACCCGATCCGGTGATCGAAGGCGTCATGCTGAAACGGCTGGATTCGCCCTATATGGCCGGACGGGCCAAGGGGCCCTGGTTCAAGTGGAAGCGGGCGCCCTTCAATATCGACGCCGTGCTGATGTATGCCCAGCGCGGCCATGGCAAGCGGTCCAGCTATTACTCCGATTTCACCTTCGGCGTCTGGGCGCAGGGTGAAGACGGGACGAGCCTCGTTCCCGTCGGCAAGGCCTATTTCGGCTTCACCGATGCCGAGCTGGAGGTCCTCGACCGGTTCGTACGCGACAATACGGTCGAACGCTTCGGCCCCGTGCGCGCGGTGCGCGCCGAACCCGACAGCGGCTTCGTCGTCGAGGTTGCCTTTGAAGGCCTCAACCGCTCCACGCGCCACAAATCCGGGGTCGCCATGCGCTTTCCGCGGATCGCCCGCCTCAGACCCGACAAGCTGCCCCGCGATGCCGACAGGCTCGAAACACTGCAGGCGATGATCGGAACGCAACGCTGAAGCGCTTGCGACCACGCGTTACCGCAAGTTATTTCAGAAACCCCGAATGAAGGTTTGTTAAGGAGAGTCTGGAATTATCCGGGCTTGCTGCATGCCGTCCCCGCCCCCCTGTGGGCCACGTCCTGGAATTGCTCTTTTGAAGCCGCATCATGCCATGTCCCGTCTGTCGCGCTTTCTCACCCCCAGCTACCTTCCGGCCCTCATCGCGGCCGTTGTGGTAGTCGCCGCCGGGGTTCTCGCCGACAATCAGAACCGGATCGTTTCGGAAGCGCGACTGCGCTCCGAGGTTGCCGACGCGCTCAACCCGATACGCTCGAGCCTCGAGAGCAGCGTCAACGGCAATATTCAGCTGGTCCGGGGCCTGATCGCCACGATCGAGACCGAACCCGACATGCAGCAGCAGCGCTTCGGAGAGCTCGCACGCAGCGTCTTCAGCGGCGGCTCGCAGCTTCGCAACATCGCCGCCGCGCCCGAACTGGTGGTCGCGATGGTCTACCCGCTGACGGGCAATGAGAAGGCGATCGGTCTCGATTACCGCGCGAACGACAAACAACGCAGTTCCGTCATGCGCGCAGTGGCGTCCGGAGAGATGGTGCTCGCGGGCCCTGTCGACCTCGTGCAAGGCGGTCGCGGGCTGATCGGCCGCTTCCCCGTAACCACCGGTCCGGAAGGTGGCAGGCGCTTCTGGGGCGTTGTATCAGCGGTGATCGATGTCGATCGCCTTTATCGCGACAGTGGCCTTTCATCGCCGGCGCTCGACATCGACATCGCCATTGCCGGCCGCGACGGCACGGGGCGCGGCGGCCCGCATTTCTTCGGCGACCCGGCAATCTTCGAAAGCGCCCCTGTCGAGATGAGCGTATCCTTGCCCGGCGGTTCCTGGCGCATGGCCGCGATCCCCAAAGGCGGTTGGCCGACGACACCGCAGAATGCGTGGCAGGTCCGCTTCCTCATCATATTCGGCGGCCTGATGATCGTCGCTCCGATGATCGTCGCCGGCCGCCTCATGGCCGAGAGGCAGGCCAACTTTCGCGCATTGAGGCAGAGCAAGGATCAGCTTCAGGAGCTTTCGCACCGGCTGAGGATCGCGCTCGACACTTCGAAGATCGGCATATGGGAGCTCGACGTCGACAGCGGCACGCTCCTGTGGGACAGCCGCATGAAGGAGCTCTATGGCATCGGATCGTCGATGCGCGCGGTCTACGAGGACTGGCGGAACACGCTTCATCCCGACGATCTCGCCCGTGCCGAGGCGGAATTCGCCGAAACGCTCGCCACGGGCGGCGCATACAACACGGAATTCCGCATCCGCCTCCCGGGTGGGGAAGTCCGCCACGTCCGTGCGATCGGCTCGACCTATGCCGGAACGAACGGCAACAGGAAGATCGTCGGCGTCAACTGGGACGTGACGGCCGACGTGAAGACACGCGCGACGCTGTCGGAGGCCAAACGCCTCGCGGAAGCTCACAGTGCCGAGTTGGAGGCGGCGCGCCATCGCATGGAATTCAACGCGCTGCACGATCCATTGACCGGTCTGCCCAATCGCCGCTTCCTGGACCAG
This window contains:
- a CDS encoding cisplatin damage response ATP-dependent DNA ligase, producing MKAFAELLDRLVLTPQRNGKIRLLVDYFRGAPDPSRGYALAAIAGTLSLNTVKPALIRDLLLERMDDVLFHYSYDYVGDLAETVSLAWEPPPDVAPEDIPLGEVVERLQRAGRSEVRSLVRDLLDRLDTSGRFALLKLATGGLRIGVSARLAKQALAEMGGKEVSEIETLWHGLEPPYLPLFLWLTGEAEMPVLKTPAVFHSVMLATAVGEGDLEGLDPSDFAAEWKWDGIRVQLANVGGARRLYSRSGDEISSAFPEIIEAADITGVIDGELLVGGTMRSNRATATFADLQQRLNRKTVSRKLMDEFPAFIRAYDILFSGERDIRPEPFHLRREALSALIEAASPQHFDLSPLVGFSSWKELDELRSNPPDPVIEGVMLKRLDSPYMAGRAKGPWFKWKRAPFNIDAVLMYAQRGHGKRSSYYSDFTFGVWAQGEDGTSLVPVGKAYFGFTDAELEVLDRFVRDNTVERFGPVRAVRAEPDSGFVVEVAFEGLNRSTRHKSGVAMRFPRIARLRPDKLPRDADRLETLQAMIGTQR
- a CDS encoding EAL domain-containing protein, which gives rise to MSRLSRFLTPSYLPALIAAVVVVAAGVLADNQNRIVSEARLRSEVADALNPIRSSLESSVNGNIQLVRGLIATIETEPDMQQQRFGELARSVFSGGSQLRNIAAAPELVVAMVYPLTGNEKAIGLDYRANDKQRSSVMRAVASGEMVLAGPVDLVQGGRGLIGRFPVTTGPEGGRRFWGVVSAVIDVDRLYRDSGLSSPALDIDIAIAGRDGTGRGGPHFFGDPAIFESAPVEMSVSLPGGSWRMAAIPKGGWPTTPQNAWQVRFLIIFGGLMIVAPMIVAGRLMAERQANFRALRQSKDQLQELSHRLRIALDTSKIGIWELDVDSGTLLWDSRMKELYGIGSSMRAVYEDWRNTLHPDDLARAEAEFAETLATGGAYNTEFRIRLPGGEVRHVRAIGSTYAGTNGNRKIVGVNWDVTADVKTRATLSEAKRLAEAHSAELEAARHRMEFNALHDPLTGLPNRRFLDQILFDRSRRADANAKISIFHIDLDRFKQINDTMGHAAGDEILKHAASLLRDNARQDDFVARIGGDEFVIIRASGGGDEDAALASRVIEAMSVPVRYEDQECRIGVSIGIAAQTDATDDLSQVLVNADIALYEAKRRGRNRQETFTGALKTAVLQTKQTADEILRGLEQNEFVAYFQPQFCPSSLDIIGVEALARWDHPTKGLLGPHAFLKTAEDINVVAAIDQKILEQALFQIYRWEANGIYVPKVSVNLSYPRLRDEGLIDRLEELSIPEGRLSFELLESISFDENDVMVMSNIRRIKELGIDIEIDDFGTGYASILSLLKLTPRRLKIDRQLVLPILASPAERRLVASIIDIGTSLGIEVIAEGVETLEHARILKEMECHGLQGYAFARPMNANDLATFVFERRWRAA